CCACGCCCAAAGTGTAACTTCAATGGCGCTGTCGCCCAGGTTGGTAATAAATGTTACTGCTTCTTTGCCTTGGGTCTGCACACACAAGGGATGCTCGGTGGCGGCTTTCAAGACGGCGGCTTTGGCGGCTTTCAAATCACAGGCGTAATCGACACCGACCACCACCTGCACGCGGCACAGCGGCATGGAGGAACGGTTGACGATGCTGTTGCTCATAACGACGCTGTTGGGCAGGATGACTTCTTCGTTATCCGGCGTACTCAGCGCGGTCTGCACCATTTTAATTTCGCTAACAAAGCCTTCGAAGCCGTTGACTTTGATGTAGTCGCCGACTTTAAACGGACGGAACAGAATAATCAGCGCACCGGCGGCAAAGTTCGACAGTTGGTCTTTCAGCGACAACGCAACCGCCAAACCCGCGCCGCCGATTAAGGCGGTAACCGACGTGGTCGGGATGCCCAGCTTGCCCAGCGCGGCAATAATAATCAGGATTAACAGGCCGACGTTAGCCACATTGCCGAGGAAGCTGACGAGCGTTCTGTCCACTTTTGCGCGGGTCAGCGCAGCTTTCATCAAAATAACGAGGCGGGAGGCCATCCATTTACCAATCAGGAAAATCGCCAACGCAGCAATTAAATTGGTGCCGAATGCCATACCGGTTTCAACGAGACGTCCCCAACCTGAGAATGAGGAAAAGTTTTCGAGATCGAAATTCATAATTTTTATTTATGGTTCAAGAATGGTTGGAAATTTGGATATTAATTGGTTATGCACCAAGCCTGTCCACATTTTCAGACGACCTTAAAACCTTGTGCCCAAGCTGATGTGCCAACGGATTTTCTTGTCTTGGTGTCCGTAGGCGACGTCGAAGGAGAACGGGGCGACAGGGCTGAACCAGCGTACGCCGAGTCCTGTGCCGTGTTGCACAGTCATGTTTTTGAAATTGCTGGTAACATCGCCGACATCGTGGAAGACGGCGCCGGATACGCTTTTGGTAATCGGGAATTGGTATTCGAGGCTGCCGACCAGTAACGCCCTATCGGGAAGGACGGAATTTTTCGGACCTTCCAAGCCGATGCTGTCAAGTTCGTAACCGCGGATAGAGGATGCGCCGCCGGTACGGAACATGAGGCTGGAAGGTACGTCTTCGCCTTCGCGGGCGTAAACGTAGCCTGCTTGTCCGCGTACAATGAAGGTACCGAGTTTTTTGTTTTCGGGTGTGTAGAAATAGCCTGCGCGGGCGGTGGCGCGCGCCATGGCGGTGGAGGACAGGAAGTTGCCCAGTGTTGCGCCGATTTTGCCGTCGAGGTAGTAGCCGTTTTCGGGACGCAGCTCGGTTTCGATGTTTTGGCGTTTCCACGAGGCGGTCAGCATGGTGGCGTGGCTGCGGCCGAGGTCGTAATTGGTATCGGGCACTTTGCGGTCTTCGGTGATGAATTCGATACCGAGGCGCGATTCGATGCCGTTGCGGTCGCGCACGCGCCAAATACCGCTGGTCAGGGCGCGTTTTTCAAGGTTTTGGGTGGTCGAGCGGTTGTAGGACGTGTTGGTCGTCCAGTATTTGCCTTCGCTGTTGCGCGGCTGGCTGATACCGGCGGCGAGGGTGGTTTCGTATTTGTCCATGTCCCAAACGACGGAGCCGATGTAGCCTTTGTTGAAGAGGTTGTAGTAGTCGTAACCGATGCGTCCGCCGAGGCCGTATTCGGAATCGTAGCGGATACCGGTTTCGAGTTTGTGGCGTTTGACTTCGGTGACGTTGACTTTGACGGGCACGCGGTCGCCTTGGAGTCGGTCGAAGTCGGCTTGGACGGATGCGCCGGAGTAATGTCCGTTTTGTTCGAGCGCTTGTTGGAAGTCGAGCAAGAGGTCGAGGTCGTAAGGCGCGCCGGGTTTGAAGCGTGCCAGACCGGCGACGACGTTGTCGGGATAGCGGCGGGTACCGGTGATTTCAAAGTCGCCGAAATAAATGGGACGGTTGCTTTCGACGATCACGTTCAGATCGGCGGTGTTGTTGTTGGGATTGACGGTGGCTTGGGTGTTGCTGAGTTTGGCAAGCGGGTATTTTTTACGGGTTACTGCGCTGAGGACGGAGGTTTTGCTGCCGCTCCAGCCGTCTTGGTCAAAGTATTCGCCAACGGGCTGCTGCCAGTTGAGCATGGCTTTTTGGTAATACTCGGCAAGGTTGTCGTCTGAAAGGATGTCACCGAGGATGGCGACGCTGACGTTGTCGATTTTGGTGCGCGGGCCGGGATTGACGGCGACGGTATAGCTCGAACCGTTGTCTTGGACGTTGACGCTGCCGTTGAAATAGCCTTTGGTTTTGAGCATGGTTTTGACGTTGTCGGGCGCTTCTTCGGCGAGGAAGCCGACCTGCTCTTTGTCCAACTCTTCGTCCTGCTGCTGGGTAATCAGCGGCAGGTATTCTTCGAGCATGGATTTGACTTCGCTGTTTTTGGTTTCGATTTTGACGGGAAACTTGGGCGTCAGTTTGCCTACTTTGTCAGCCTGCTCGGATTGCCCGCCCTGCTTGAAACCGGGAATCGGTTCGTAGTCTTCGGCACGCGGCAGATCGGCTGCGGCTGCGTGTCCGTAGGCAAGGGCGAGTGAAACAATCAAAATGGGCGAAGTCAGTCTGGTCATGGCAAAAAAATGTTTCAACGGCAGAAGGGTTCTAAATTCTACCATTATTTTCAATCGGGTTTAAAACCTGCCCGAGACGGAGGAGTCGTCTGAAAAGGCGGATGCGCCTGCCCCTGCGCGACAGAAGCAAAACACATTAACTCCCTCCAATCCGAAAAATACAGCACAAACTGCCCAATTCTCTAAAAAATCAAGCATTTTTCGCCACAACAATCGATTTGATATGTAAACCTGCGCAATAATTGATATTTTCTTTTAAAATGCAACGTTTCTTAACACATAAAGTAAGAGGACGTATCATGGCAAGTGGTAATCCACTGCTGAACGCAGTCAACCGTATCGGACTTGTCCCGCAAATCATCATCGGTTTGATGTTGGGCGTCTTGGTCGGCTCCATTTCCCCGAAAGCAGGTTTGGGCGCAGGGCTGCTCGGCGAATTGTTCGTCGGCGCATTGAAAGCCGTCGCCCCCGTATTGGTGTTTGTCTTAGTAACCGCCGCGCTGGTGCAATACCGCAAAGGCGGCGAAGCCAAAATCAAACCCATCATTATTCTGTATCTCGTCGGCACATTTGCCGCAGCCGCCGTCGCCGTTGCCGCCAGTATGGCATTCCCGACCGCGCTGGTGTTTAAAGACGTAGCTACCTCCACCCTCGCCCCGCCCTCCGGCATCATCCAAGTCCTCAAAGAGCTTTTGATGAAGCTCGTGTCCAACCCGATTAACGCCATCGCGCAAGCCAACTACATCGGCATTCTCGCATGGGCGTTGGTTTTAGGCTCCGCATTGCGCCACCACGGCTCCGACACCACCCGCCAAGTCGTCGCCGACCTCTCCGACGCCGTTACCACCGTCGTGCAATGGGTTATCCGTTTCGCCCCCTTGGGTATTTTCGGACTGGTCTCCCAAACCGTTGCCGAAACCGGCTTTTCCGCCTTCCTCAGCTACGGACGCCTGCTGGCCGTCCTGCTCGGCAGCATGGCGTTTATCGCCCTCGTCGTGAACCCGCTCATCGTCTGGTCGCAAACCCGCAAAAACCCCTACGGACTGGTCTTCACCTGCCTGCGCGAAAGCGGACTCTACGCCTTCTTCACCCGCTCCTCCGCCGCCAACATCCCCGTCAACATGGCATTGGCGAAAAAACTCGGCTTGCATGAAGACACCTACTCCGTCTCCATCCCGCTGGGCGCAACCATCAACATGGCAGGTGCAGCGATTACCATCACCGTCTTAGCCATGGCAGCCGCCTACACCAAAGGCATCGTCGTCGATTACCCAACCGCCCTGCTCCTGAGCCTCGTCGCCACCGTCGGCGCATGCGGCGCATCCGGCGTTGCCGGCGGCTCGCTGCTGCTGATCCCCGTCGCCTGCAGCCTCTTGGGCATCGACAACGATTTCGCCATGCGCGTCGTCGGCGTCGGCATGATTATCGGCGTAATCCAAGACTCCGCCGAAACCGCCCTCAACTCCTCCACCGACGTACTCTTTACCGCCGCCGCCGACTTAGGCAGCCGCCGCAAAGAATAAAGATTTGGTTATTTCTCAAAAAGTCAAAAGGTCGTCTGAAATTTCAGACGACCTTTTTTCTATACTATTAAATCGAATTCATATACCCATACCGTCATTCCCGCGCAGGCGGGAATCCAGACATTCAGTTTTCAGAAATGTTTGGAGGTTGCCGTAATGCCAAACTTCTGGATTCCCGCCTGCGCGGGAATGACGCCATGAGCGATTTCTATTTTAAACCGATATACTGTGCAATTTAGAACGTGTTCATTGTCTCAGCCTCTGCTGTAAACTATCGGCATGAACAGAAAAACCTACCCAAGCGATATCAGTCGCGAGCAATTTGCGCCTCTCCTTCCCCTGCTGGAAAGTGCCCGTAAACGCACAGCGCCACGCCAGGTGGACTTGTACGATGTCTTTTGTGCCATTCTCTACCTGCAACGCACTGGCTGCTCCTGGCGCGCTTTGCCGGGCGACTTCCCCAAATGGCGCACCGTGCATTCCTACTTCCAGAGATGGACCGAACCACGCGAGAGTGGCATCAGCATCCTTGAGGAAGCATTAAAAAAATCAGGTAGTTGCGGAGCGCCGCAAGCAGGGGCGCCATGAAGCAACTACTTTCCTGATTATTGATGCGCAGAGTGTGAAGAACACGGATACCGCCATGGAAAAAGGCTACGATGCGGGCAAGAAGGTTAGCGGTATCAAGCGACATATAGCGGTTGACACGCAAGGTTTGCCGCATGCCCTTGCGGTAACGACGGCGGATGTTACGGATAGAAAAGGCTGCCTGGTGGCATTGGAACGTGGGCGGGATAATCTTGGTGCGATACAAAAAATCCTTGCTGACGGTGGTTACACGGGTAAGGCATTTGCTTCGTCAGTACAGGAGTTGATTGGTGCAGAAGTAGAGATTGCCAAACGAAACGAATTGCACCGTTTTGCAGTATTGCCGAAGCGATGGGTAGTAGAGCGCAGCTTTTCCTGGTTGGAAAAGAACAGGCGGCTTTGGAAAAACTGCGAGCGTAAGTTGAGTACCAGTCTGCAAATGGTAGCTTTGGCTTTCTTGGGAGTCCTGCTACGAAGACTATGAACACGCTCTTAGGCAGGTCGGACTTTTGAATCAGATATAGGTTTCCAACATGCATCCCTACCCTCTTACGCCACACAAGCTTTCCGCTACGACAGAAAGATAACCTAAACCTAAATAAAAGGTCGTCTGAAAATCCTGTTTTCAGACGACCTTTTGATGTATGAATTTCGTAAAATTAAGGAATAATCGGAACCTGCCCGTACAGCCGCGTTCCAACTACTTTCATCATTTTAGGATTCGGATGCTCAAAAAAACCCTCGTTTTTATATTGGTTTTATTCTTTACCGCCGCGCTTTTGCCGCTGTGGATCATGTGGCGCGATTTTCAGGTGTCGCGGTTGGATGCGGATACGGTGCGTCCGGCGGATGCTGCGGTTGTGCTTTCGACCCGTGCTTATGAAAAAGGTCGTCTGAATCCTTGTTTGGTGGCGCGCGTTGAAGCGGCTGTCGAGCTGTATCGTGCCGGCAAGGTGAAAAAGCTGGTGATGACGGGCGGAGTCAGCCGTGATTTGCAGTCCTCTGCGGGCAATATGCAGATGATTGCGGAGAAAATGGGTGTATCGAAGGCAGACATTATTCAGGAACGGGAAGCGGGCAATACGTTTGAAAACATCGTGTTCAGCCGAAAATTTATCGAAAACAGCCCGCGCGTCATCATTGTCAGCGCCGGTTTTCATTTGGCGCGGGCGCGGATGATGGCGGACAGGCAGTGGCAGGGACACGATATTCAGGTGTATGCCGCGCCGTTTTGTTCCGAGCCTTACGGCGGCTATGGTTTCACGGTATTGCGCGAGTCGGCGGCGTTTGTCAAAAACGCTTTGAAGGGCAGGTTGTAGTTTCAGACGACCCGAATGTATATCGTTAAATCATGTATAATTGCAAACAATTTGACTGTTTGATTTAACCGTTTGACCGACCTACCGACAGGACTCCGACATGATCAACCCTATCGCTGCACTTTCCCCCCTAGACGGCCGCTACGCCCAATCCGTTGAAGCATTGCGTCCGATTTTCTCCGAATACGGCCTGATGAGGGCGCGCGTCAAAGTCGAATTGAGCTGGCTCAAAGCCCTCGCCGCCGAACCGAAAATCACCGAAATTCCCGCCTTCAGCAATTTCACGCTTGCCGAAATCGACAAAGTTATCGAAAACTTTTCATTGGAAGACGCAGCCGCCGTCAAAGCCATCGAAGCGACCACCAATCATGATGTCAAAGCCATCGAATACTGGCTTAAAGAACGCTTCGCGGGCGTACCCGAAGTCGCCGCCGCCAGTGAGTTTATCCACTTCGCCTGCACCAGCGAAGACATCAACAACCTGTCCCACGCCCTAATGCTGCAAGAGGCGCGCGAAACCGTCATCCTGCCCAAACTTGCCGAAATCATCGAAAAACTCACCGGCATGGCGCACGACCTTGCCGCTGTCCCCATGATGAGCCGCACCCACGGTCAGCCCGCCACGCCGACCACCTTAGGCAAAGAAACCGCCAACATCGTGTACCGCCTGCAACGCCAGTTCAAAAACCTTCAGGCGCAAGAATTCCTCGGCAAAATCAACGGCGCGGTCGGCAACTACAACGCCCACATGGTCGCCTATCCCGACGTCGATTGGGAAACCCACTGCCGCAACTTCGTCGAAATCGGCCTCGGCCTGACCTTCAACCCCTACACAATCCAAATCGAGCCGCACGACTACATGGCTGAATTCTTCCAAACCCTCAGCCGCATCAACACCATCCTGATCGACTTCAACCGCGACGTTTGGGGTTATATTTCATTGGGTTACTTCAAACAAAAAGTCAAAGCGGGCGAAGTCGGCTCTTCCACCATGCCGCACAAAGTCAACCCCATCGACTTTGAAAACTCCGAAGGCAACCTCGGCATGGCAAACGCCGTATTGGGCTTCTTATCCGAAAAACTGCCCGTCTCCCGCTGGCAGCGCGACCTGACCGACAGCACCGTCCTGCGCAACATGGGTGTAGGCGTAGGCTATGCCGTTTTGGGTTTCGCCGCCCACCTGCGCGGCCTGAACAAGCTCGAACCCAACCCCGCCGCGCTGGCTGCCGATTTGGATGCCACTTGGGAGCTGCTCGCCGAACCGATTCAAACCGTGATGCGCCGCCACGGCGTCGCCAATCCTTACGAAAAACTGAAAGACCTGACGCGCGGCAAAGGCGGCATCACGCCCGAAGTGCTGAAAGTCTTCATCGAATCGCTGGAAATCCCCGCCGAAGCCAAATCCCAACTGCTCGCCCTGACCCCCGCGCTCTACATCGGCAAAGCGGAAGAATTGGCGAAACGGATTTGATGCAGCCTTGATGATTTGAGATTGAGTTGAAACAAAAGGTCGTCTGAAAACCAAAACTGATGGTTTTCAGACGACCTTTTTGTCAAATAAGAGTAGCGCGGGCTTTGCACACGACTTTCAACCCAGACATCAGAATCCAATCATTTCTATTCATTCGTGGGTAAAACCCACGCTACGGGCTTAGTTTTTGATACGGAACCCACCACCAGCCGTCATTCCCGCGCAGGCGGGAATCCATCGTAAAATCTGAGAAGCCTTGATTTGAAAAACAGTTTCTGAATTTCAAAAATGAATTCCCGCCTGCGCGGGAATGACGACGACCGGTAAGTTGCATACCGAAAATAAAGTAATTCAGCTATACCCACAAAATAAATACAAGTACACACACCCGATTCAAACTGACGGACGGAAAATCCCGTGGGCAAAGCCCACGCTACGGGGTTCGGTTATCTCAAAGCGTGTTTTGATGAATAAAGGTCGTCTGAAAACCGCGTTCGGCTTTGCAGCATCACCAGCCCGCCTGTTGGCACGACTTTTCGCTTACGCTTTAAACGCATCCAGCCAAATCCGCCAGCTCTCGTCGGTATCGGCGCAGACGGTCAGGGTTTCGCCGTTTTCGATGCTTTGGAATGAGAGGCTGCGGGCGTGGAGCATGAGGCGGGTGGTGCCGAGATGGGCGGCGGTGGCGTGGTTTTGGCGCAGGTCGCCGTAGTTGGTGTCGCCGACGATGGGGTGGAAGATGTGTTTCATGTGGCGGCGCAGTTGGTGTTTGCGGCCTGTGTGCGGGATGAGTTCTGCCCATGAGTAGCGCGAGGTCGGGTAGCGGGCGGCGGATTGGAAGGGCAATTCGGTGCGCGCAAGGCAGCGGTATCGGGTTTGGGCTTCTTGGAGGGTGGCTTCGGTTTGGGATTCGGCGATTTTGTCGGGCTGATATTTGAGGGGGTAGTCGATGAGTCCGTCGTCGGGCAAATATCCGCGCACGATTGCCCAATAGGTTTTGCATGTGGTTTTTTGTTCGAACTGCTGCGTCAGCAGGCGGGCGGCTTCGGGGTCGAGGGCAAACAGGAGGACGCCGGATGTGGGGCGGTCGAGGCGGTGGGCGGGATAGACGTGTTGTCCGATTTGGTCGCGCAGGGTTTGCATGACGAACTGTGTTTCGTGGCGGTCGAGCCAGCTTCGGTGGACGAGCATTCCGGCGGGTTTGTTGACGGCGATGGTGCGGCTGTC
Above is a window of Neisseria mucosa DNA encoding:
- a CDS encoding mechanosensitive ion channel family protein, translated to MNFDLENFSSFSGWGRLVETGMAFGTNLIAALAIFLIGKWMASRLVILMKAALTRAKVDRTLVSFLGNVANVGLLILIIIAALGKLGIPTTSVTALIGGAGLAVALSLKDQLSNFAAGALIILFRPFKVGDYIKVNGFEGFVSEIKMVQTALSTPDNEEVILPNSVVMSNSIVNRSSMPLCRVQVVVGVDYACDLKAAKAAVLKAATEHPLCVQTQGKEAVTFITNLGDSAIEVTLWAWTNEADLGAFRFGLNEQVVENLRAANINIPFPQRDVHIIQQQG
- a CDS encoding serine/threonine transporter SstT, giving the protein MASGNPLLNAVNRIGLVPQIIIGLMLGVLVGSISPKAGLGAGLLGELFVGALKAVAPVLVFVLVTAALVQYRKGGEAKIKPIIILYLVGTFAAAAVAVAASMAFPTALVFKDVATSTLAPPSGIIQVLKELLMKLVSNPINAIAQANYIGILAWALVLGSALRHHGSDTTRQVVADLSDAVTTVVQWVIRFAPLGIFGLVSQTVAETGFSAFLSYGRLLAVLLGSMAFIALVVNPLIVWSQTRKNPYGLVFTCLRESGLYAFFTRSSAANIPVNMALAKKLGLHEDTYSVSIPLGATINMAGAAITITVLAMAAAYTKGIVVDYPTALLLSLVATVGACGASGVAGGSLLLIPVACSLLGIDNDFAMRVVGVGMIIGVIQDSAETALNSSTDVLFTAAADLGSRRKE
- a CDS encoding IS5 family transposase (programmed frameshift) gives rise to the protein MNRKTYPSDISREQFAPLLPLLESARKRTAPRQVDLYDVFCAILYLQRTGCSWRALPGDFPKWRTVHSYFQRWTEPRESGISILEEALKKNQVVAERRKQGRHEATTFLIIDAQSVKNTDTAMEKGYDAGKKVSGIKRHIAVDTQGLPHALAVTTADVTDRKGCLVALERGRDNLGAIQKILADGGYTGKAFASSVQELIGAEVEIAKRNELHRFAVLPKRWVVERSFSWLEKNRRLWKNCERKLSTSLQMVALAFLGVLLRRL
- a CDS encoding YdcF family protein, which gives rise to MLKKTLVFILVLFFTAALLPLWIMWRDFQVSRLDADTVRPADAAVVLSTRAYEKGRLNPCLVARVEAAVELYRAGKVKKLVMTGGVSRDLQSSAGNMQMIAEKMGVSKADIIQEREAGNTFENIVFSRKFIENSPRVIIVSAGFHLARARMMADRQWQGHDIQVYAAPFCSEPYGGYGFTVLRESAAFVKNALKGRL
- a CDS encoding adenylosuccinate lyase: MINPIAALSPLDGRYAQSVEALRPIFSEYGLMRARVKVELSWLKALAAEPKITEIPAFSNFTLAEIDKVIENFSLEDAAAVKAIEATTNHDVKAIEYWLKERFAGVPEVAAASEFIHFACTSEDINNLSHALMLQEARETVILPKLAEIIEKLTGMAHDLAAVPMMSRTHGQPATPTTLGKETANIVYRLQRQFKNLQAQEFLGKINGAVGNYNAHMVAYPDVDWETHCRNFVEIGLGLTFNPYTIQIEPHDYMAEFFQTLSRINTILIDFNRDVWGYISLGYFKQKVKAGEVGSSTMPHKVNPIDFENSEGNLGMANAVLGFLSEKLPVSRWQRDLTDSTVLRNMGVGVGYAVLGFAAHLRGLNKLEPNPAALAADLDATWELLAEPIQTVMRRHGVANPYEKLKDLTRGKGGITPEVLKVFIESLEIPAEAKSQLLALTPALYIGKAEELAKRI
- a CDS encoding tRNA pseudouridine(65) synthase TruC, which gives rise to MLDILYRDSRTIAVNKPAGMLVHRSWLDRHETQFVMQTLRDQIGQHVYPAHRLDRPTSGVLLFALDPEAARLLTQQFEQKTTCKTYWAIVRGYLPDDGLIDYPLKYQPDKIAESQTEATLQEAQTRYRCLARTELPFQSAARYPTSRYSWAELIPHTGRKHQLRRHMKHIFHPIVGDTNYGDLRQNHATAAHLGTTRLMLHARSLSFQSIENGETLTVCADTDESWRIWLDAFKA